One Bacteroidales bacterium DNA window includes the following coding sequences:
- a CDS encoding M28 family peptidase — translation MKWIFLSLVFIHLTHMFNKNTGKIGFDGYSVNSEEAPVLKSDTTLIVEHLSRITKADGFRNYQNPELLNRTAEYILSVFRKYADTTWFQTYTVNGITYKNVICRFGTQQQPLIVVGAHYDVCGDQEGADDNGSGVVALLELARMMKGQSLDHPVELVAYSLEEPPYFRTPYMGSYVHAQSLKESGISVYGMLAIEMIGFFSEERGSQSYPVKPMKVAYGRTGDFILLAKRTDHGAFVKRFSSAFNQLSEVRTNNIKAPAKLPGIDFSDHLNYWSLDYDALMVTNTAFYRNKNYHRPSDTMETLDISRMSLVIDAIYQSLLKVAEKENKKNLKFRNKPA, via the coding sequence ATGAAATGGATTTTTTTATCCCTGGTCTTTATCCATCTTACCCACATGTTCAATAAAAATACCGGTAAAATAGGTTTTGACGGATACAGTGTTAATTCCGAAGAAGCACCTGTCTTAAAATCAGACACAACACTAATTGTGGAACACCTGAGCAGGATCACAAAAGCAGATGGGTTCCGGAATTACCAAAATCCGGAACTGTTGAATCGGACAGCCGAATATATCCTCTCCGTTTTCCGAAAATATGCCGATACTACATGGTTCCAGACATATACGGTCAACGGGATAACGTACAAAAATGTAATTTGCCGGTTTGGAACTCAACAGCAACCGCTCATTGTCGTAGGGGCGCATTACGATGTCTGTGGAGATCAGGAAGGGGCTGACGATAACGGCAGCGGTGTCGTGGCGTTACTCGAACTGGCACGCATGATGAAAGGTCAATCATTGGATCATCCTGTCGAACTGGTTGCCTATTCATTGGAAGAACCGCCTTATTTCAGGACCCCTTATATGGGAAGCTATGTCCATGCACAATCGTTAAAAGAAAGCGGCATATCTGTGTACGGGATGCTTGCCATTGAAATGATCGGTTTTTTCAGTGAAGAAAGAGGTTCGCAAAGCTATCCGGTAAAACCCATGAAAGTAGCTTACGGCAGAACCGGTGATTTTATCCTGTTGGCGAAAAGAACCGATCATGGTGCATTCGTAAAACGTTTTTCTTCTGCTTTCAATCAGCTTTCCGAAGTCCGGACGAACAATATTAAGGCTCCGGCAAAGCTACCCGGAATTGATTTTTCCGATCACCTCAACTACTGGAGCCTGGATTACGATGCCCTGATGGTCACCAATACGGCATTTTACCGGAACAAAAATTACCATCGTCCTTCTGATACCATGGAAACACTGGATATATCAAGAATGTCCCTGGTCATTGACGCCATCTATCAGAGTTTATTGAAAGTAGCTGAAAAAGAGAACAAAAAGAATTTAAAATTCAGGAACAAACCTGCCTGA